The following coding sequences lie in one Thalassoglobus polymorphus genomic window:
- a CDS encoding PVC-type heme-binding CxxCH protein, translated as MTTFVRTTLFFLCGVCFPGGPSASESAEPKLKLNQGDHVVYIGNTLADRMQHHAWLETYLHALYPEADLTFRNLGFSGDEVTTRPRSANFGDPDQWMAKCEADVVFCFFGYNEGLRGEAGLKKFETDLATMIEKMRQQKYNGESAPRLVVFSPIAHENLRSPHLPNGSENNRKLAMYTEAMRKVCKASNVQFVDLFSITQELYANAEKPLTMNGIHLLDHGNRLVAQQVLKALDPQANIPGDEAIAKLREAVLEKNDYWFNRYRVVDGYNVYGGRSKLAWFGQSNADVMKREMEIFDVMTANRDRRVWAVARGGDLVVTDDNLPEELKVKTNKPGPLEDEKFPYLEATDAISKMEVHKDMEVNLFASEEMFPRLINPVQMSVDPDSRLWVSVWPSYPHWNPTQKREDAIVILPDEDNDGVADDCIVFADELNSITGFEFWGGGVLVAAPPEIWFLKDTNGDDKADVKIRMLQGISSADTHHSANAMLIGPDGWLYWSRGVFNVANFETPTKTYRSGQTGVHRFNPRTFETEFHFPIGPNPHGDVFDRWGYQFASDGTSGTGSYINIGKGVGNKKWYEKRVRPVPATGLLSSSHFPEELNGNFLIANAIGFLGVLQHEVKYDGADITAVEIDPILVSSDQNFRPSDMEIGGDGALYIADWHNVLIGHMQHNMRDPNRDHDHGRIYRVTSPGRPLVKPAKMRGKPIKEVCENFFAYENGTRYRARLELSGRETKDVVEQVSLFAAQLDPLKSPKERDEAQALLECLWVFEEHRVPNEDLLKKVFQAKEPKVRAAAIRTLGHWSGDIPGWASILMEAAKDSSALVRAEAVKSAVEYTGVTPLEVIFQVMAQPVDPELTTVINYAKGQLNLDQMIEESIASGNQLSAAATSYALTNASIDSLNKLEPSAEIHRAILARDEANEAQLEAALAGLSKMTKESETDLLMQLLNDAQSDPSGNVNTLGKLLLKQPASALQVKQDEIENIAINGATPAVKRLAYAAWVASAGPDDAFLTASASKGRLQDFLDAVPTVDVKARGELFSKVEPLIFDLPGHLKAEKGAGASFENGIKVEYYYPSASNVALETLAKMVPKDSGIVPEIVMDVPQLKERDKFALKFTGMIVAPKSGKYTFAIASDDGSRVYVADKLVINHDGLHGMSEKRGTIDLPAGIHPLIVTYFDNGGGDGLRVRWSGPGFKLQKIAPESLMIQGSETLHDVAIRALDSIPGHEIAKVNSLAKLVKQGRNRPSAIRALRNIPVENWPDIQIRPMLDNLVGYLSNMPAQSRTGGPAMDAIALAKSLSSQLPDEEAKAVLNRLENLNVPVIAIGTVTHRMIYDKELIAVQAGKPVEFRFSNTDAMPHNFAITNPGALQTVGELAEATGRDADAMQRNYIPDSDEILLASRLLQPGENQALSFDVPKTPGVYPYVCTYPGHWRRMYGALYVVENLQEYNADPEKYLAKHSLPIKDELLTLNTRSHEWKYEELVDEVKGLSSGRSFEVGKQLFKVASCVGCHQLDNEGRVFGPDLAKLEPKKQTADFILRSILEPSKEIEPKYQSHTFLLDSGKVVTGMIMKETDDEIHVVIDPLAKDKPTVLKKDSIEGRKQAELSLMPQGLVNKLSPEEILDLIAFVVSKGDKNHKLFHGHHHH; from the coding sequence ATGACTACATTTGTGCGCACAACACTCTTCTTCCTCTGCGGAGTCTGTTTTCCAGGTGGCCCCTCGGCCTCCGAATCGGCGGAGCCAAAGCTGAAGTTGAATCAGGGCGACCACGTTGTCTACATCGGCAACACCCTGGCAGACCGGATGCAGCACCATGCCTGGTTAGAAACTTACTTGCACGCGCTGTATCCCGAAGCTGATCTGACATTCCGGAACCTTGGCTTCTCCGGGGATGAAGTGACGACTCGACCACGATCTGCAAACTTTGGCGATCCCGATCAATGGATGGCGAAGTGTGAAGCGGATGTCGTTTTTTGTTTCTTTGGATACAACGAAGGGTTGCGCGGTGAAGCGGGCTTGAAGAAGTTCGAGACCGATCTGGCAACGATGATCGAGAAGATGCGTCAGCAGAAGTACAACGGAGAGTCTGCTCCACGGTTGGTGGTCTTCTCACCGATTGCTCATGAAAACCTCAGAAGCCCACATCTTCCGAATGGCTCTGAGAACAATCGTAAACTTGCCATGTATACCGAAGCAATGCGAAAGGTTTGCAAAGCGAGCAATGTTCAGTTTGTCGATTTGTTTTCAATCACTCAAGAACTGTACGCCAATGCAGAGAAGCCACTCACCATGAATGGGATTCATCTTCTTGATCATGGAAACCGATTGGTCGCTCAGCAAGTCCTGAAAGCACTCGACCCTCAAGCAAATATTCCTGGCGATGAAGCAATCGCAAAACTGCGTGAGGCTGTTCTTGAGAAGAACGACTACTGGTTTAATCGCTACCGCGTAGTCGATGGCTACAACGTTTATGGTGGTCGTTCCAAACTGGCTTGGTTCGGGCAGTCCAACGCAGATGTCATGAAGCGCGAAATGGAAATTTTCGATGTCATGACTGCCAATCGTGATCGCCGCGTTTGGGCGGTCGCACGGGGAGGAGATCTGGTCGTCACAGATGACAACCTGCCTGAAGAACTCAAAGTGAAAACGAACAAACCGGGACCGCTTGAGGATGAGAAGTTCCCGTATCTGGAAGCGACAGACGCCATTTCTAAAATGGAAGTTCACAAAGATATGGAAGTGAACTTATTCGCTTCCGAGGAGATGTTTCCGAGACTCATTAACCCGGTCCAAATGTCTGTCGATCCAGACAGCCGTTTGTGGGTGTCAGTCTGGCCATCGTATCCACACTGGAATCCGACTCAAAAGCGTGAGGATGCAATCGTCATTCTTCCAGACGAGGACAATGATGGTGTGGCAGATGATTGCATTGTGTTCGCAGATGAGTTGAACAGTATTACGGGTTTCGAATTTTGGGGCGGCGGTGTTTTGGTGGCGGCTCCTCCGGAAATTTGGTTTCTGAAAGATACGAATGGAGACGACAAAGCAGATGTCAAAATTCGTATGCTGCAAGGAATTTCAAGTGCTGACACTCATCACTCTGCCAATGCAATGTTGATCGGTCCCGATGGCTGGCTCTACTGGTCACGTGGTGTGTTTAATGTTGCCAACTTTGAAACGCCGACGAAGACGTATCGCTCTGGGCAGACCGGCGTACACCGCTTCAACCCACGGACGTTCGAAACGGAGTTTCATTTTCCGATCGGCCCAAATCCACATGGTGACGTCTTTGATCGTTGGGGATACCAGTTTGCCAGCGACGGAACGAGTGGAACAGGTTCGTATATCAATATCGGTAAAGGTGTCGGAAACAAAAAGTGGTACGAGAAACGAGTCCGTCCCGTTCCGGCAACAGGTTTGCTATCAAGCAGCCACTTCCCTGAAGAGCTCAACGGCAATTTTTTGATCGCCAATGCCATCGGTTTTTTAGGAGTGCTGCAACATGAAGTGAAGTACGACGGTGCGGACATTACTGCAGTCGAGATTGATCCAATTCTGGTCTCGTCGGACCAGAACTTCCGCCCGAGTGATATGGAAATTGGCGGCGACGGAGCTTTGTATATTGCAGATTGGCACAATGTTCTGATTGGTCACATGCAGCACAATATGCGAGACCCGAATCGCGATCACGATCACGGTCGCATCTACCGAGTGACTTCTCCTGGGCGTCCGCTTGTGAAGCCAGCGAAAATGCGAGGCAAGCCGATCAAAGAAGTTTGTGAAAACTTCTTCGCCTACGAGAACGGAACTCGCTATCGAGCCCGATTGGAACTGAGTGGACGCGAAACGAAAGATGTTGTTGAGCAAGTCAGTCTCTTTGCTGCTCAGTTAGATCCGCTAAAAAGTCCGAAAGAGCGCGACGAGGCACAGGCACTTCTCGAATGCTTATGGGTCTTCGAAGAGCACCGCGTCCCGAATGAAGATTTACTCAAAAAAGTATTTCAGGCGAAAGAACCCAAAGTTCGCGCAGCTGCGATTCGAACTCTCGGGCACTGGAGTGGTGACATCCCTGGGTGGGCTTCAATTTTGATGGAAGCAGCTAAGGACTCTTCTGCGCTCGTCCGTGCTGAAGCTGTGAAATCGGCAGTAGAGTACACGGGAGTCACTCCACTTGAAGTGATTTTTCAGGTGATGGCTCAGCCTGTGGATCCTGAACTCACAACCGTCATCAACTATGCCAAAGGTCAACTCAATCTGGATCAGATGATTGAAGAGTCAATCGCCTCGGGGAATCAACTCTCTGCGGCTGCGACGAGTTATGCTCTGACGAATGCGTCGATCGACAGCTTGAATAAGCTTGAGCCCTCTGCTGAGATTCACCGTGCCATTCTCGCTCGTGATGAAGCGAATGAAGCTCAGTTGGAAGCTGCCCTCGCTGGATTGTCGAAAATGACTAAAGAGAGTGAAACCGATTTACTGATGCAGCTTCTCAATGATGCACAAAGCGATCCCAGCGGCAACGTGAACACTCTCGGGAAATTGCTTCTCAAGCAACCAGCTTCCGCACTGCAAGTTAAGCAGGATGAGATAGAAAACATTGCGATCAACGGTGCAACTCCGGCAGTCAAGCGACTGGCTTATGCCGCCTGGGTTGCGTCAGCTGGTCCAGATGATGCGTTTCTGACAGCGTCCGCATCGAAGGGGCGTCTGCAAGATTTCCTCGACGCTGTCCCGACTGTGGATGTGAAAGCACGGGGCGAATTGTTCAGCAAAGTCGAGCCGCTCATTTTCGATTTACCTGGACATTTGAAAGCAGAAAAGGGAGCCGGAGCTTCCTTCGAAAACGGAATCAAAGTTGAATACTACTATCCGAGTGCCTCCAATGTGGCACTGGAGACTCTGGCGAAAATGGTTCCCAAAGATTCCGGGATCGTGCCTGAAATTGTGATGGATGTTCCGCAATTGAAGGAGCGGGACAAATTCGCACTGAAATTCACCGGGATGATTGTCGCACCAAAGTCTGGGAAATATACCTTTGCAATCGCCTCGGATGATGGTTCACGTGTCTATGTCGCAGACAAGTTGGTCATCAATCATGATGGCTTGCATGGCATGAGTGAAAAGAGAGGGACAATCGATCTGCCTGCCGGAATTCATCCACTGATTGTGACGTATTTCGACAACGGGGGTGGCGATGGGTTGCGAGTTCGCTGGTCAGGTCCAGGTTTCAAGCTGCAGAAAATCGCACCGGAAAGCCTGATGATTCAAGGGAGCGAGACCCTTCACGATGTGGCGATTCGTGCTCTCGATTCTATCCCCGGTCACGAAATCGCTAAGGTTAATTCACTTGCGAAACTTGTGAAACAGGGGCGGAATCGACCTTCAGCCATCCGCGCGCTACGCAACATTCCGGTCGAGAATTGGCCAGACATTCAAATTCGTCCAATGCTCGACAACCTTGTTGGATACCTCTCGAACATGCCGGCTCAAAGCCGAACTGGCGGGCCAGCCATGGATGCCATCGCCCTTGCGAAGTCACTCAGCAGCCAACTGCCTGATGAAGAAGCCAAAGCGGTGCTGAACCGGCTGGAGAATCTCAATGTCCCCGTCATCGCAATTGGAACTGTGACGCATCGAATGATTTACGACAAAGAGTTAATCGCCGTCCAAGCTGGGAAACCGGTGGAATTCCGATTCTCGAATACCGATGCCATGCCGCATAACTTCGCGATCACAAATCCAGGCGCACTGCAAACCGTCGGGGAACTCGCAGAGGCAACCGGACGTGATGCCGACGCGATGCAGCGGAATTATATCCCTGATAGTGATGAGATTCTGCTTGCCAGCCGGTTGCTGCAACCGGGGGAAAATCAGGCATTAAGTTTCGATGTTCCCAAGACTCCGGGGGTTTATCCGTATGTCTGTACTTATCCCGGCCACTGGCGACGGATGTATGGGGCACTGTATGTGGTCGAGAATTTGCAGGAGTACAATGCCGATCCTGAAAAGTATCTGGCCAAGCATTCTCTTCCGATTAAAGATGAGTTGCTTACTCTCAACACTCGAAGTCATGAATGGAAATACGAAGAACTGGTTGACGAAGTGAAGGGACTCTCAAGTGGTCGTTCCTTTGAAGTCGGCAAACAACTCTTCAAAGTCGCCAGTTGCGTGGGGTGTCACCAACTCGACAACGAAGGCCGCGTTTTTGGTCCTGACCTCGCGAAACTGGAACCGAAAAAACAAACAGCTGATTTCATTCTTCGCTCCATTCTTGAACCTTCGAAAGAGATCGAGCCAAAGTATCAGTCGCATACCTTCCTCCTCGATTCCGGAAAAGTTGTTACCGGGATGATCATGAAGGAAACCGACGACGAGATCCATGTCGTGATCGATCCGCTGGCGAAAGACAAACCGACAGTTCTCAAAAAGGACTCGATTGAAGGTCGGAAACAAGCGGAGCTCTCTTTGATGCCGCAAGGGCTGGTCAATAAACTCTCACCCGAAGAGATACTTGATTTGATCGCCTTCGTTGTTTCTAAAGGAGACAAGAATCACAAACTGTTTCACGGCCATCATCACCATTAG
- a CDS encoding lipopolysaccharide biosynthesis protein, with amino-acid sequence MSDGDQAPGSAIKRFLRDKLAVNRAVGYMLITRGWQFFAAPVTIYLIYKFFGEDLQGYYYLFHSLLAAQIFFELGLNHILSLLASHEWSHLKFNEAGEVIGEQRAFERLSTISQFGDRWYRFMLLLFLPGLIIGGLIVIQNPDQPTSFWKFPWVVAVVLNAISLTYQPRLAVLEGCNQVTTVNFVRMFQAVIGSLVVWTAILSGWGIWTVAAANSVRLGWEIFLVNFRYRTMFKSLKSNSETDRFSWKDEAWPLQWRLAIQSIGGYFSSYFFIPVIDQFYGKAAAGRMGMTWSIVSNLQAASLSWVQTRMPEFGMLVAKRKIAELEQKMLRIGAISVSLFLSAGGAFVAGVWLLTYFNSDAANRFLTPGQVGFLVLATLFLQLSWVMHSYVRLFKKDPFLLQNVISASITGISAVYFGRHYGVTGIVVSYFLISICYTIPVSSWLLLAHRKTIKPHDDASSEKPSA; translated from the coding sequence ATGAGTGACGGAGACCAGGCACCGGGATCAGCGATCAAGCGATTTCTACGTGACAAGCTCGCGGTGAATCGAGCAGTTGGGTACATGCTGATCACTCGCGGGTGGCAGTTTTTTGCGGCGCCCGTGACGATCTATCTCATCTACAAATTCTTTGGCGAAGACCTCCAGGGCTACTACTATCTGTTTCATAGTTTACTGGCAGCCCAGATCTTTTTTGAGTTGGGTCTGAATCATATTCTGTCGCTACTGGCCAGCCACGAATGGTCACATTTGAAATTCAATGAAGCAGGAGAAGTGATCGGTGAACAACGAGCGTTCGAGCGGCTCTCGACGATCTCGCAGTTTGGTGATCGCTGGTATCGATTCATGCTCCTTCTGTTCCTGCCGGGGCTGATTATTGGTGGATTGATCGTGATTCAAAATCCCGACCAACCGACATCCTTCTGGAAGTTCCCCTGGGTGGTCGCTGTCGTTCTCAATGCCATCTCGCTCACTTATCAACCGCGTCTGGCAGTTCTTGAAGGATGCAATCAGGTGACGACGGTGAATTTCGTGCGAATGTTCCAAGCAGTGATCGGGTCGCTTGTTGTGTGGACGGCAATCCTCTCCGGGTGGGGAATCTGGACAGTCGCGGCCGCCAATTCTGTGCGGCTCGGCTGGGAAATTTTCCTTGTGAATTTCCGCTACCGAACGATGTTCAAATCTCTCAAGTCGAATTCTGAGACCGATCGTTTTTCCTGGAAAGACGAAGCCTGGCCTCTCCAGTGGAGACTCGCGATCCAAAGTATTGGAGGGTACTTTTCCAGCTACTTCTTCATCCCGGTCATTGATCAGTTTTATGGAAAGGCTGCCGCAGGACGTATGGGCATGACATGGTCGATTGTCTCCAACCTGCAAGCCGCGAGCTTATCATGGGTCCAAACACGAATGCCGGAATTTGGGATGCTTGTCGCGAAGCGAAAGATTGCTGAACTCGAACAGAAAATGCTCCGAATCGGTGCCATCTCCGTCAGCCTGTTTCTTTCCGCAGGAGGAGCTTTTGTCGCTGGCGTCTGGTTGCTGACATATTTCAATTCCGACGCAGCTAACCGTTTCCTGACTCCGGGGCAAGTTGGGTTTCTTGTTCTGGCAACTCTCTTTCTGCAACTTTCCTGGGTGATGCACTCTTATGTTCGGCTGTTCAAGAAGGATCCGTTCCTACTTCAGAACGTGATTTCCGCCAGTATCACCGGCATCTCAGCTGTTTATTTCGGTCGACACTATGGCGTGACCGGAATTGTCGTCAGCTATTTTTTGATCAGTATTTGCTACACAATTCCTGTGAGCAGTTGGTTGTTGCTGGCACACCGTAAAACAATAAAACCACACGACGACGCTTCCAGTGAAAAACCTTCAGCGTGA
- a CDS encoding glycosyltransferase family 4 protein gives MNEKQKVGVHSIRALPVAIPKLKGHFGGSETSAWLTAKALASLGNLDVSLLTRYQTRQPRQQVDGVEILTDWQPIEVVRESLSGVVELQPRFPWLKIGQFSPSLIWKIPVLAAVRQFFPNRSYELRENPFIQQFDFDAIFLFGANLVSAKAILSLKQKKTKTILLIRANAELNQRFANEDDFQNEYGERSEIVRYAISNASQIVVQTEHQQRLLLDHFHRESTVIPNPFDLKSWDQQLSNVEHPKLVAAENYVLWVGRSDRFHKRPLSLLEVAARCPDIQFVMVLNRGVQEVREEIEQIKTPNVTILDQVPFAQMPQLYKNSIAFAFTGSIEHEGFPNVLLQSAATSTPIVSLDFLPDLIHRSGGAILSGTTEKMAEDIRSLLVNKEKAEQLGRAGRAMIEQHIDMHQYAVLLEELTRDNE, from the coding sequence TTGAATGAAAAACAGAAAGTTGGTGTTCATTCAATTAGAGCGTTGCCAGTCGCAATCCCGAAACTGAAAGGACACTTTGGCGGCTCTGAAACGAGCGCCTGGCTCACCGCGAAGGCACTGGCATCGTTGGGAAATCTGGACGTCTCATTGCTCACGCGATATCAGACACGTCAGCCTCGTCAACAAGTTGACGGCGTGGAGATACTCACGGACTGGCAGCCTATAGAGGTTGTGCGCGAATCACTCTCAGGGGTCGTCGAGCTTCAACCTCGTTTCCCCTGGTTGAAAATCGGGCAATTTTCCCCTTCGCTGATTTGGAAGATTCCAGTGCTGGCAGCGGTCCGCCAATTTTTCCCAAACCGCTCCTACGAACTCCGAGAAAACCCCTTCATTCAGCAGTTTGATTTCGATGCAATCTTTCTGTTTGGTGCGAACCTCGTTTCTGCCAAGGCAATTTTGAGCCTCAAGCAGAAGAAGACCAAAACCATTCTCCTGATTCGTGCGAACGCCGAACTGAATCAGCGGTTCGCGAATGAAGACGACTTCCAAAACGAATACGGCGAACGCTCTGAAATTGTCCGGTACGCCATCTCAAACGCATCGCAGATTGTTGTGCAAACGGAACACCAGCAACGGTTGCTGCTTGACCATTTTCATCGCGAATCCACAGTCATCCCGAACCCTTTCGACTTGAAGAGCTGGGATCAACAATTATCGAATGTGGAACACCCCAAACTGGTGGCTGCTGAGAATTACGTTCTCTGGGTTGGTCGATCAGACCGATTTCACAAAAGACCGTTGTCGCTACTTGAAGTCGCTGCCAGATGTCCCGACATTCAATTTGTGATGGTCCTGAATCGTGGCGTGCAGGAGGTGCGTGAAGAAATTGAACAGATCAAAACACCGAATGTCACGATTCTCGATCAGGTTCCGTTTGCTCAAATGCCTCAACTTTACAAAAACTCAATCGCCTTCGCGTTTACCGGGTCGATTGAACACGAGGGATTTCCGAATGTCCTACTACAATCCGCTGCCACCTCAACTCCAATTGTCAGCCTCGACTTTCTCCCGGATTTAATACATCGTTCCGGAGGAGCAATTCTCTCGGGAACGACTGAAAAGATGGCTGAGGACATTCGATCACTCTTAGTGAACAAAGAAAAAGCTGAACAGTTGGGCAGGGCAGGGCGAGCGATGATTGAACAGCATATCGATATGCACCAATACGCAGTTCTTCTGGAAGAATTGACGAGAGACAATGAGTGA
- a CDS encoding sialidase family protein translates to MRNFRLPLTIFSLIYFVSPPVMADDEKPFLKPPKVFTQNIGPEYQKETRKFQGIPSLARSPEGRLWAVWYASPTGGEDQNNYVVAVTSGDDGKTWTEHSVIIDPDKTGPVRAYDPEVWLDPDGRLWLFWAQAIAHDGTVAGVWAITTETPDVENPKWSAPRRLTDGVMMCKPTVLSTGEWVLPASTWRKTDNSARAVVSTDHGKSWEVRGASHVPPKMRAFDEHMIVERKDGSLWMLIRSNTGTLLESLSTDRGKTWSTAKPSHIAHPSARFFLRRLASGHLLLVKHHDTTKRNKLTAQISKDDGLTWSSGLILDERSTISYPDGVQAEDGKIYIIYDRNRTTDRQTFMAVFSEDDITNEKPGDTTRLRVLINQVAKPFQGSSN, encoded by the coding sequence ATGCGAAACTTTCGACTTCCTTTAACTATCTTCAGCCTCATCTATTTCGTTTCACCACCGGTGATGGCTGATGACGAAAAACCTTTTCTGAAACCACCCAAAGTCTTCACACAGAATATTGGTCCTGAGTACCAGAAAGAGACACGGAAATTCCAGGGCATTCCGAGTTTGGCTCGCAGCCCGGAAGGGCGACTTTGGGCAGTCTGGTATGCCAGCCCGACCGGCGGAGAAGATCAGAACAATTACGTCGTTGCTGTAACAAGTGGAGATGATGGAAAAACGTGGACTGAACACTCAGTCATCATCGATCCTGACAAAACTGGCCCGGTCCGAGCATACGATCCGGAAGTCTGGCTCGATCCTGATGGACGACTCTGGTTATTCTGGGCACAAGCCATCGCACATGACGGAACCGTCGCTGGAGTCTGGGCCATCACAACTGAAACCCCAGACGTAGAAAACCCAAAGTGGTCCGCGCCTCGACGTCTCACCGACGGTGTCATGATGTGCAAGCCGACTGTTCTCTCCACCGGAGAATGGGTTCTTCCAGCATCGACATGGAGAAAAACCGACAACAGCGCTCGTGCTGTTGTTTCCACCGATCACGGAAAATCATGGGAAGTTCGCGGTGCCAGCCATGTCCCGCCGAAAATGCGAGCCTTCGACGAACATATGATCGTTGAGCGTAAAGACGGATCGTTGTGGATGCTGATCAGATCGAACACCGGGACGCTGCTGGAAAGTCTCTCCACAGATCGAGGAAAAACATGGTCAACCGCTAAACCAAGCCATATCGCGCATCCGTCCGCCAGATTCTTCCTGCGTCGTCTTGCTTCGGGTCACCTCTTACTGGTGAAGCATCATGACACCACAAAGAGAAATAAACTCACCGCCCAAATCTCCAAAGATGACGGACTCACCTGGTCCTCTGGACTCATTCTTGACGAAAGAAGCACCATCAGTTACCCAGATGGAGTCCAAGCTGAGGACGGAAAAATTTACATTATTTACGATCGAAATCGAACAACCGACCGACAAACTTTCATGGCGGTTTTCAGTGAAGACGACATCACAAACGAGAAACCAGGCGACACGACTCGCCTGCGTGTCTTGATCAATCAGGTCGCCAAGCCGTTTCAAGGTAGTTCCAATTGA
- the pgsA gene encoding CDP-diacylglycerol--glycerol-3-phosphate 3-phosphatidyltransferase: MANSEDVANPETKTNPEKAPEVSSWNLPNAITFSRLILAFVVLAMLDMTEWWITCTAVFVFAVSTDFLDGYLARKWNQVTVLGRIMDPFVDKVIIGGTLIFLIPHPDSGVCAWLTFIVIGREMFVTGLRSVLEGHGVDFSAKWSGKIKMIVQSITIPLAILSLSPEFGDWLGENKVSFLQVRDLFLYATVGITLYSGGEYTWRGLTLLKAQAETPESDGLNESSTEDSDNL; encoded by the coding sequence ATGGCGAACTCTGAAGACGTGGCAAATCCAGAAACAAAGACGAATCCAGAAAAGGCTCCTGAAGTGAGCTCATGGAATCTTCCGAATGCGATCACTTTCTCCCGGTTGATCCTGGCATTTGTCGTTTTGGCGATGCTCGATATGACCGAGTGGTGGATCACATGTACGGCAGTTTTTGTCTTTGCGGTCTCGACCGATTTCCTTGATGGGTACCTCGCAAGAAAGTGGAATCAGGTGACGGTTCTCGGCCGCATCATGGATCCGTTCGTTGATAAAGTCATCATTGGAGGAACGTTAATCTTTCTGATTCCGCATCCGGACAGCGGTGTCTGTGCGTGGTTGACGTTTATTGTGATTGGACGGGAAATGTTTGTCACCGGGTTGCGATCCGTTTTGGAGGGGCACGGTGTCGATTTTTCAGCGAAGTGGAGCGGGAAAATCAAGATGATCGTGCAATCAATCACAATTCCTCTGGCGATTCTCTCGCTGAGTCCCGAATTCGGAGACTGGTTGGGCGAGAATAAGGTAAGTTTTCTTCAGGTAAGAGACCTGTTTTTGTACGCGACTGTCGGAATTACGCTCTATTCTGGTGGTGAGTACACTTGGAGAGGGCTCACATTGTTGAAGGCCCAAGCTGAAACTCCTGAGTCAGATGGCTTAAATGAATCGAGCACTGAAGACTCCGACAACTTATAA
- a CDS encoding CPBP family intramembrane glutamic endopeptidase: MMSDSQDDFIDTPVIAEAVNPFDGPVSEGSEAEGFSSEEEFSATPYRAPGPGLPESFGWIFLFFTLQFGAMIVVLVSAILLTANANGGQIGFNLEAWLETLSPTEKLFVFTSPAFFALFLLIPLGLLRLAPRPISRLNLNLPSFGQTIMVTSVVIPLAIVGSAVMAALNPIWLEFSAPYPVFRMLNDMDANAILGQFGAASLPVALFFIAVVPGIGEEFLFRGIIGRGLVARWGLVAGIGMTSLLFASVHMYPPHVLAIVPMGIALHWTYLMTKSFWAPVLFHFLNNALATLQIQSDQVDEEPTHWAILLIAAAYCVWYMYWLTQMRTVHQTAGGEEYVSPGNEVEIPLGIEVQRKSQTYLIPVLVAILMLGAEILLLISL; the protein is encoded by the coding sequence ATGATGAGTGACAGCCAAGATGATTTCATCGACACGCCGGTGATTGCTGAAGCGGTCAACCCCTTTGATGGTCCTGTGAGCGAAGGAAGCGAAGCTGAGGGCTTTTCGTCTGAGGAGGAGTTTTCTGCAACGCCGTACCGTGCTCCCGGTCCCGGATTGCCAGAATCATTCGGTTGGATCTTCCTGTTTTTTACGCTGCAATTTGGAGCGATGATTGTTGTCCTGGTCTCAGCGATCCTGTTGACAGCCAATGCAAACGGTGGGCAAATTGGTTTCAATTTAGAGGCTTGGTTAGAGACTCTTTCACCGACAGAGAAGCTCTTTGTCTTTACGTCTCCGGCGTTCTTTGCGCTCTTTCTGTTGATTCCATTAGGTTTGTTGCGCCTTGCTCCGCGACCGATCTCGCGATTGAATCTTAATCTTCCGTCGTTCGGTCAAACAATCATGGTCACGAGTGTGGTCATTCCGCTTGCAATTGTCGGAAGCGCAGTGATGGCGGCACTCAATCCAATTTGGCTGGAATTCTCTGCTCCCTATCCTGTGTTTCGAATGCTCAACGACATGGATGCGAATGCAATTCTGGGCCAATTTGGTGCAGCCTCGCTTCCGGTTGCTCTGTTTTTCATTGCGGTCGTGCCAGGAATTGGAGAGGAGTTTCTATTTCGCGGAATAATTGGACGGGGACTGGTCGCACGCTGGGGCTTGGTCGCGGGGATCGGGATGACCTCTTTACTGTTTGCATCCGTCCACATGTATCCTCCGCATGTCCTGGCAATTGTGCCGATGGGGATCGCTCTGCACTGGACGTATTTGATGACAAAGAGTTTCTGGGCTCCCGTACTCTTTCACTTCCTCAACAATGCACTTGCAACGCTGCAGATTCAGTCCGATCAAGTCGACGAAGAGCCAACACACTGGGCTATTCTTTTGATCGCAGCGGCATACTGTGTTTGGTATATGTACTGGTTAACCCAGATGCGGACCGTACACCAAACAGCCGGAGGGGAGGAGTACGTCTCGCCTGGAAACGAAGTTGAAATTCCCCTTGGAATTGAAGTGCAGAGGAAATCGCAAACGTATCTCATCCCGGTTCTTGTAGCCATTTTGATGCTCGGAGCTGAGATTCTATTGCTGATCTCTCTTTGA